The DNA region CGCAGCGAGTGACGGCAGGGCTGCGGCTGGAGAGACAGCTGCGCCTCTGAATGGGGAAAGGATTCACCTTGAAGGAGGGAgtcagaggggagaagggaggggaatcAATGTGAGGTGAAAGCATGAAGCCAGGTGACGGGAAGGTAACGGCTTTCTTCAGACTGGCCCGCGCATTGTAGTGGGTGCTGGGGGCGCAGCAGTGCGCAGAACAAAGGCCCTTGAAGCCAGCTGGGGAGTCAGTCAAGAAGACAGGAAACAGGCGCGTAGGAAGCTGTGCTAGTGACGCGCTCTGAGCCAGTGGGGCGAGGAAAGAGCCGCGGGCTTGTTACTCCAGGTGTTCAGGATGGCGTGGGTATTTGGGGACAGTGATCCAGCAAGAAAGATGGGGACCAGCAGACGCCCCTGGGTGGAACGTGCCTGCTTGTCCGGGGACCAGAGGCAGGATGCGAGGAAGACGTCAGAGGTGAGGGTCCCCCGGGGCTGCTGGCCTCGGGCTCCACTGCGGCGTGAGTGGAGGGGAGGACTGCCGGCCTGTGTGCAGAGCAGACCCGGCCGGGCTCGCGGGGAGCTTGGTGACAGGTGGCTGCAGCTCGACATGAGTGTCAGCACCAGACACAGCGAGAAATCGGTGGGTTCTGGTTGTCTCTTAAATGCGGGGGCGGCAGAACGTCCCAGTAGACTGGACGTGGGGTGTAAGGGAGGGGATGACTGAGGCGCCCGGCCGGGGCAGCAGGGAAGACAGGGTCTGCGTTACCTGCCCGGGGaggtcctgtgtgtgtgtgtgaggtggcCAGGCAGGGACACGGGCAGTTGGGTGTACGAGTCTGGCACTCAGGGGGCAGGGATGTAGATTTCGGGGGGGCGGGTGTTGACAGCATTGGGCTAAGAAGTCACCAGGGAGGGGAGTAGTAGAGGACTCACAGCCAGTTAATTTCTGCCTCCTTCAGAGAGGGACCCTGAGGGCTGCCCACTTGTTTCCATGCTGTTGCGCTCGCTCAGaacatttttggaatttttttggaATTGCTATTTACCCTGAAGGATGTTTTTGAGTAGCTTCGATGTTGGTTATTGTTTGAGGACAGATTTGATTTTAAGGAACCTCGCAGATGACACCCAGCCCACTAGATTCAGCAATGTGGAATGTGGTTTGTTTGTTAAGGTGAAGGGCTGTTACACtgagattttgtttctttggctGAAACTTGCCCTTCGGGCACAGGTGTTCTGAGCGCAGGATGTCAGCTCCACTGGGAGCCCCATCTGTCCTGCCCCATTGGGACCCCGGGGCCTGTGCATGGTCCGGCCCAGGGCAGTCCCCTGACCCTCCGTGTAGGCACCTACTCCAACAATCCTGCTGCGGCCACCCTGCCCACGTGGGCATCCCTCCTCTCTGGCACCCGTTCTGGGGGCATAGTTTCTCAATAGGAGTTTCTGTGACCAAAGTTCCTGACGTCCCTGTCTGACCTCCACCCCCGCCCTTCCTGGCGCCCTGGCTTCAGTAATTCCTCGGGGCCTCGGTGGGCTAATCCCaccaccttcttcctctctgACCCTCCCGCCTGTCTGCATCCCGACTCACCCAGCAGCAGATTCTGCGGCTGTGTCCTCGTCACTCTGGCGCACACACTGGCGACATCTCCCTGCATCTCTGTCTCCATCCTGCCTGGCAGGAAAGCCCCACACCTGGTTGACGCCAGCTGTGTATCTGCACTTGGGCAGCTGCCCTGGAGGCAGAGAGGAACACCACAGCCCTGCCATTCCAGCACGACCGCAAACCTCAGCACAGCCCAGGGGTCAGGCTCTTTTCCCTTAGTAACTTCTCCCTCCCATTCTCTGAGACAGACGTTTCCTTAACAACCCCCTCGTTTCCTTAGATGTTTCCTTAGCTGGTGATCTTGCTACTAAGATGTTATGAAAACAGAAGCCACCCAGAGGGCCCGTCCTCATCTGCCCACCTGACCTACAAACCTTCCAGCTCCGGGGTCGTCCCTGACTGCTCACAAGTTCCCTTTAAATGATTCCCCCTCCCCTACGTCATCGCTCTTCCCCACTCTGAGGATGGTCCCTACTGGCTACGCACAAACGCTCGTGCTTTCAAAGAAAAAACCCTCTTCCTGTGATTCCCTGTTTCTtcccctctgcttcctcctcGCCCATGCACCCTTCCGTCATCCTCCCAAGAGGCTCCCAAACACCGCCCTCCAGGGAGACGGCTCTCACCCAGCTTCCCACTGACCCCCGGCCAGATGCTGCTCTGCCCACCTCTCACTTGACCTTTCCCGCAGCCCTTGGCTCCTGGTCTCTCCCTGCAGCCTGGGCTCCACGACTTTCTGGTTTTCCTCCCCTGGGCAGCCCTTCCTAATTACTCCCCTTGGCTGCTCCTGTTCGCTCTTCTTGCCTCTAAAGCAGCGGTTCTTAGCCCAGAGGCGAGGCTACTCCTCAGGGGACGTTTAGCAATGAGTAGAGACCCCCGTGTGGCCGTCACAGCTGGGCATGGGGAGGTGACACGGGCGTCCAGTGGGCAGAGACCAGGGGCGCTGCGGACCACCCTGCCGGGCGGGGACGGCCCCATCCCTAGCAGGTGGCTGCGCGGCCCGAGGTGGCCctggtgctgaggctgagaaaccttaTTCCTCCCGGTGGCTACCGGGGTCCCCTTCCTTTGTCTTCTTGGGATGCACTCTTAGGTGATTTAATCTATCCATTGCTCTAAATGCATTTTATGGGCTGGCGACCCCCAGCTTGATACCTGCAGCCCGTCTCTCTCCCCTGAGCCGCAGGTCTGTGTATCCACCTGTACTTGACCTGTCTACTTGGGGGTCCCTTGAGCGTCTAGGTGTGACCAGGGTGGAACTCTTGGTAATTTCCCCGCTGAAgccccttctcccccagccctcctGTCCCAGTAAATGCCAGCACTCCCCCCAGCGGCCGGCCAGACCAGGGAGTCAGCTTGCGtcctctcacccctccccctgaCTAGGCCAAGAGCAAGTTCCATCAGGTATGTTTTCAAAACATTTCCCAACTTGTTGGGTAACCCCTCTGTCCCTGGCCTTGGAACCAGCCTCCCTGCCCACGTGTGCCCTTCCCCGAGCCCCAGGCAGGCATCTTGCAGACACACTTGAGACCACACATGTCCCTTCCTTAAAACCCCCAGCGTCCTTAGGAAAAACCGCAGACCTGGGCCCTGCCTTCCTCCTAAACTCACCCAGGCCGGTCCGGGTCCTCACCCCACCCTGCAGTCACCCTGCCCTTTCTTTTGTTCCTTGATCAGACAAGCCCTTTCTCACCTCGGGGCCTTTCCCAGCCTGAAATCTCTTCCTCCCCATCTGCCTGACTCCTCATTtccaggtctcagctcagatgtcacttCTCTGAGAGGCTTTCCCTGACATCCCTCTCTAAACCCACCTCACCCCCTGCCGTGGACCCTCCCATCTGGCATCTGGTTTGTTGTCTCTTATAAATGCAAGCTTCCTGAGGGCACAGACACCAGTTACCTGTGTGTCCTCAGCACCTAGCCCGTGGCTGGTTCATAGAGCAAATTTTAGGGGCCTGAACACAAAGGCTCATTGGCTGAatccacataaaataaaatactggctTAGCTTTGACAGTTTCCTCACTATACAAGCACACCACCGCCCCCCCCTTTCCCCAGACTGTGTTTCTGGTTTGTGTTTGGAATTGCTGGGGCCACAGATCCTCTCCTGCAGCTGGTCTGGGGGCAAGGCCGACTGACcccctgcttttccttttctgttcttgATTATGAAAGCAGTGCATCCAGCTCAGATGTTCAGAAGGAGCTGGAGCACAGGGCGAAGGCCCTTCACCTGCCCCTCCTCACTGTCCCACCTTACTCCGCGGGATGACAGTGAGGTTCAGCCCTTTTGGATTTTTAAACCCAAGATGACACTGAACGGACAGGTACGTTTTCTGCCAGCCGCTCAGGGACAGCAGCGGCCACGTCTCGGGGCTGCCCGTTTTCTGAGCCACAGACTTGGGCAGCAGTGCGCATGAGGAGGAAGGGCTGCAGTAGAAACGACGCTTCCGGGGGCGGACACTCCACCGCGCTTTGCGGACGCCAGGCACCATCCCGGCCACTCGCGTCCACCTGGGGGAGCGGAGGCGGTGTGGCCCCGTGCAGCATCTGTGTGCTCAGCCGCACAACTCTCCAGCAGAGTTTTCTCAGTTACGTGGTTTGTCCTTTAACGTTAAGGTATGGTGCGTTAAAAAGCCATAACATTTGGGTTGGCTCCCATCAGAAGGATGGATTCAGCTCTTACTCTGTCGCCCTCTAGTGTTGTGTAACCCTTAGAAGGGTCGTGTGTGATCTGTTTTCAATGTGGAAGGCTGGCTGGAGCGCAGATGTTGCATGAAATAGCAGTGCCCACCCCTCGGTCTCCCCTGCAGGGTCCACCTCCTCATCCCTCTTAACCTTGGACTTTTCTTCTCCTCTGTGCTCACTGCCAGGGTGGCCTCGTCCAGTCCCATATCTTTATCCCCTGAATGAGCTCTGGACCTTTCTGTCCCCTGCCTACCCCGCATCTTGGATGTTGAGTGTCTTCTCAGCCTGAGTGTGTCACAGACCGTCCCCTCAGCCTGCTCCTCCTTCACTGTCCCCATCACCCTGAGGACAACCCCACCAGTCCAGCTGCGTACACCACAACCCAGGAGgcctcctttgtttttgttttttaatttaatttttattttacatttgagtcGAGTTGatatacaatgctgtgttagcttccggtgtacagcacagtgagtcagttatacatatacatgtatccactctttttcagattcttttcccatacaggtcattacagagtattgagtagagttccctgtgcgacacagcaggtccttgttgattatctatcttgtatatagtagtgtgtatatgttaatcccaaactcctaatttatccctccccgcccagGGAGGCACCCTTGTCATCCCCCTTTCTCCACAGCCACGTTCGGTCCCTCAGCAAGTTGCAGTGTCTCCACACGCAGGAGAGACCTGGAATTTGGCCGCTCCTTGGCTTCTccccggccccctccccgcccaggcCTCTGTGCCTGGTACCTGGTTATCTCGGCAGCCTCCAGAGTGGGCTCTCTGCCTCCACACTTGCCCCTTCAGATGTTCTCGTACGGCAGCCAGCTCCTCCATGTAGGGCGCCCTGACTCACGCTAGTCCTTGCAGCGACTGAaggcctctcccagcctctgctcccctccccctgctcagACACCGCAGCCCGTGGACATATCCCACCCCAGGCCCTTTACCCTGCTGTCCTCCCCGCCCGGGACATGGTCCACCTCCTTCAGGTTCCTGTTCCAGCCTCACCCCAGTGAGAGCTTCCCCAAGCTAGGAAAGCTGTAAACCCTTccctgcttaatttttctccaaAGCATATTTTACCTTCTAATATACTTTACACActtcctatttattttctctcttgtccGCCTCCTGCACTAGAATGTAAATTTCATATGGGCAGGgatgtatttccatttttttaattgatgtaagtacttgttaaatgaatgaagacAGATTTGACGTTGTACTACAAAAGACCACATAAGCTAATTATCTTCTAAAATTTGTCTTTACATTCGTAATAAAGCATCACatgaataatatataaagaactagaTATTAATAAGCACAAAGCAAACAACCCTAGAGAAAATAGTATGAAGGACAATGAACAGACTTTCCAcagaagaaatacagaaatgCCCAGAGGATGAAAAGTGCTCAGtctcattagtaatcagggaaatacaaattggaacagGAAAATGTTTTTCATCCATTAGATTGGCACAGATTACCAAGATTGCTAACAGCTAGTGTGGTTAAGGCTCTAGAACACAAGATTTATACACGATTGGTGAAAGTACGTGTTGGTACTTTGAAGGGTCCTGATAGTACCTCATCTTCACTCAGTGATCCATCTACTTCCCTAGCTTATAAAAACACTTGCAGATGTGCACAGAGATGTAAATATAAGGCTATTCATTGTAGAATTGTTGTTACTaagaaataaatgggaaatagtttaaatgtccatcaagtctttaaaaatagatCACATTAGATCATATTAAATGTTTATGTAAAATGATAGAGCTGTGTAGAAAAAAGAACCTAATCCATTCTGACAGCATCTGTTccaaattttatgaatttttattatatcatacttcagtttttaaaaaagaaatgatcatctgtaaaactgaaaatatacCAGTATAAGTAGTACACCCATACTATGAAATATTATGCAGCTTTAAAAAGAATGACTTAGATCTATATATACGTTAGGGAAAGATTTCTGAGGcatctgttaaatgaaaaaagccagttGCAATATATTTGTTATATTCCCACTTTACATAATAAACTCAAATGCTATTTTGTAAATGGATATTAATACATGCAAATGCCTGGAGAAACTTCTGAGAGGTTACCAGCCAAATAGTTAACTAGTTTCCTTTGGGTTGGGAGTAGATGCAGAGGAAGGAGTTCTACTCCTTCTCTTTTTGAACTTTTACCAAGAAAAGTattcatgattatttttataattaaaaaaaaaggtaaagttgGTTTCTGAGAAATGATTCTTAACCTTTAACttgcaaatatttaatattgGAGGCTTCAGGTATTTGTGAGAGATCCCAAAGACTAATACTACTTAATAATAAgtagtatttaatttttcatttatctgaGGCACAAAAATGAATTTGTCCTAAGCGAGGGTTCAGGAGGAAGTCATGAGCCTTGTAGCCGAACCTCTCCCGCGtttcttgttgaataaatgtgtaAACCGTGGCAGCTTCTCTAAAGTGATTACTGTTTTGTATGAAAAATGGTCCTGGACACCAAAGCTGTCTGCTAGTGCTGGTGCCGACCATGAGCAGGAGGGGAGCCCAAGGGAGTGATGGGTCTCAACAGAAACAGGATTTTTATATTGGAGTCAGAGATCAAATACAGTGCGGGTGCAGATCTATAGAGAGAATAAAATGTgttctgtataaaaataaataaaatatatattcatgaaaCTTATAGACTGTAGCAGCCAGAGAAATGTGGCTTCTTAATAGAAATTATCCATAGTGAAATTTCTCAAATTCGGGTTTCTGAGAAGGTCTTGAAAGATTTCTCTTTTGAATAAACGGTCAACAGCAGTTAAGAGTGTTTTTCCATTAAGGAACCTCCCTTCTCAGGCCCAAAATAAATCTTCACAGTCCTCTAGCCCACCTCCATTTGATATAAtagtttttagttcttttaaaaaatgttttaaaatataaaagtaatatatattcattctgGAAAAGTTATACCAAAAGgtatgaaggggaaaaaaagcaaatagaacAGCAAAAATCCTTCGATTTCTATgtaattttgtcttgttttatgcAGTTAGAACAATGGTATAAAAACACTTTGTATCCTTTTCATTTGTAACGTTACTTTTATCTGTGAAAACCCTATCAGCGTCTGCATTTTGCTGAGCCCTGTAACCTTCCTTGAGTGGTCCTGCATAACCGGACTGCTCCCCGATTTTTGATGGATGGATAGTTTCCAGTTatgcttttataaataatgccAGATTTTCATTCCTAGAGCTTTTTAGGTATTTCAGATTGTTGCCTTAGATAGATTGTAGATTTTAATGTTAAAGGCTCTTGATAAATATGCCCCAAGTTGCTTTTGTAAGCTTTAACAGTGAAGAAGAGGAAGCCAGAGGGACACAGCCTATGGGACCAGGAGCCACCTGGTGCAGTGGAGTCCTGACCTGGAtcctgttttctcttctgcaacCTTCTGCCTTCCCTTTGGGGACTCGAGCAGAAGATCAGtggttcttatttctttttttttaaataccactttatttatctgtttatttatctgtttatctgtctatgtatgtatgtatctatctaagCCGCACAGctcacgggatcttagttccctggccagggattgaacccgggcccatgacagtggaagcgcagagtcctaaccactggactgccagggaattccccagtggttCTTCTTTGCCAGCTGATAGAAATGGGAATCCTAGGCCGTGCGGTACAGCTGCTCCTCTGCCAGCTGTGTGCCAGGACAGCAGGTCCAGTGTGTGCCACTTCAGCTCCTGCTGTTACAGCTGAAGTCACAGAAAACCACGGACCGTGTGAAAATGTGTTCCTTACGTAGGGTCGTTCCTGTTTGTGGTTTGCTCTGACGCCTTTTAAAGCGAATGGTGGCGTTGTGTGTGATGGGCTGGCTGGGCTCGGTCCCTGTGTGGGGTTTTCCAGCTCTCCACTCACCACTTTTCCAGCCTtctcccaccccgcccctgctTCGTGCTGCCCTGCTTTGGTCTGTCTGCTACTTCCTGCCTTTGTTCGTGCCGTCCCCTCTCCTGGGCGTGCCCCCCATTCTCCACAGCTGGCTGGCAAGCCCCTTCATCCCACAGACTAGCTTCCAGGACATTCCCGCAGGCTCTCCTGACAGCCCTCGGCACCCGGACCAGCCGCCCAGCCCCCTCCGCGCTGGGCCTTCGCCCTGACAGGGCGTTTGCCTCGCCCGGCGTCTGGTCCAGCTTATGAGCAAGTCTTTGGAACAGTCTGTGCCTCGCTAATGTCTGTGTCCTCTGCACCACGTCTGACCCTGAGAGGCATTTGCCGTGTGGCTTCCCGGCTCACCAGCTGGCAAGGGTTCCGGGTTGACGTTCCCTGTGGCTCTGTTCCAGGTGTTTCTGTCCGAGTGGAAGGAACGCAAGGTGGCTCTGTCGCGGCTCACCAGGCTGGAGGTAAGAGACGACTTCCTGCACGGACTGCGGATGCTGAAGTCGTTGCAGAGTGAGCACGTGGTCACGCTGCTGGGCTACTGTGAGGATGACAACAGCATCCTCACCGAGTACCACCCCTTAGGCCCCCTGAGCAGCCTGGAGGCGACGCTGAACCTCTCCAAGTACCGGAGCACGAACACGTGGCAGCACAGGCTGCAGCTGGCCCTGGGCTACGTGGCCATCATCGACTTCCTGCACCGCAGCCCCCTGGGCACGCTGGTCATGTGCGACTCTAGCGACCTGCCCAAGACGCTTTCCCAGTACCTGCTGACCGCCAACTTCAGCATCGTGCTCAACGACCTGGACGCCCTGCCCCTGGTGAACCGCAGCACCGGGGCCCTGGTGAAGTGCGGCCACCGGGAGCTCCGCGGGGACTTCGTGGCCCCAGAGCAGCTGTGGCCCTACGGAGAGGACGTGCCTTTTCACGACGACCTCATGCCCGCGTATGATGAGAAGATCGACATCTGGAAGATTCCAGACGTCTCCAGTTTCCTTCTGGGGCACGTAGAAGGGAGCGACATGGTCCGATTCCACTTGT from Balaenoptera acutorostrata chromosome 21, mBalAcu1.1, whole genome shotgun sequence includes:
- the POMK gene encoding protein O-mannose kinase isoform X4, whose translation is METRPQEGRKGPPPRDVPPVVGLLLSMALMNALLYLCLDRLFISPRRSTEDPTRCPHGHFRMGPMSNCSPWLSCEQLRTEVRQMKRVGEGAVKRVFRMAWVFGDSDPARKMGTSRRPWVERACLSGDQRQDARKTSEVFLSEWKERKVALSRLTRLEVRDDFLHGLRMLKSLQSEHVVTLLGYCEDDNSILTEYHPLGPLSSLEATLNLSKYRSTNTWQHRLQLALGYVAIIDFLHRSPLGTLVMCDSSDLPKTLSQYLLTANFSIVLNDLDALPLVNRSTGALVKCGHRELRGDFVAPEQLWPYGEDVPFHDDLMPAYDEKIDIWKIPDVSSFLLGHVEGSDMVRFHLFDIHKACKSQTPAERPTAQDVLDTYQKVLNLLRDTTTPQTREML
- the POMK gene encoding protein O-mannose kinase isoform X1, translating into MSTGVLEDARRERWRERCGPGISMRKRRQLQRRQRQSQTQDSPLLAAVTGSNDPGRSWRRALELTEASAMETRPQEGRKGPPPRDVPPVVGLLLSMALMNALLYLCLDRLFISPRRSTEDPTRCPHGHFRMGPMSNCSPWLSCEQLRTEVRQMKRVGEGAVKRVFRMAWVFGDSDPARKMGTSRRPWVERACLSGDQRQDARKTSEVFLSEWKERKVALSRLTRLEVRDDFLHGLRMLKSLQSEHVVTLLGYCEDDNSILTEYHPLGPLSSLEATLNLSKYRSTNTWQHRLQLALGYVAIIDFLHRSPLGTLVMCDSSDLPKTLSQYLLTANFSIVLNDLDALPLVNRSTGALVKCGHRELRGDFVAPEQLWPYGEDVPFHDDLMPAYDEKIDIWKIPDVSSFLLGHVEGSDMVRFHLFDIHKACKSQTPAERPTAQDVLDTYQKVLNLLRDTTTPQTREML
- the POMK gene encoding protein O-mannose kinase isoform X2, producing the protein MSTGVLEDARRERWRERCGPGISMRKELTEASAMETRPQEGRKGPPPRDVPPVVGLLLSMALMNALLYLCLDRLFISPRRSTEDPTRCPHGHFRMGPMSNCSPWLSCEQLRTEVRQMKRVGEGAVKRVFRMAWVFGDSDPARKMGTSRRPWVERACLSGDQRQDARKTSEVFLSEWKERKVALSRLTRLEVRDDFLHGLRMLKSLQSEHVVTLLGYCEDDNSILTEYHPLGPLSSLEATLNLSKYRSTNTWQHRLQLALGYVAIIDFLHRSPLGTLVMCDSSDLPKTLSQYLLTANFSIVLNDLDALPLVNRSTGALVKCGHRELRGDFVAPEQLWPYGEDVPFHDDLMPAYDEKIDIWKIPDVSSFLLGHVEGSDMVRFHLFDIHKACKSQTPAERPTAQDVLDTYQKVLNLLRDTTTPQTREML
- the POMK gene encoding protein O-mannose kinase isoform X3, which translates into the protein MSTGVLEDARRERWRERCGPGISMRKRRQLQRRQRQSQTQDSPLLAAVTGSNDPGRSWRRALELTEASAMETRPQEGRKGPPPRDVPPVVGLLLSMALMNALLYLCLDRLFISPRRSTEDPTRCPHGHFRMGPMSNCSPWLSCEQLRTEVRQMKRVGEGAVKRVFLSEWKERKVALSRLTRLEVRDDFLHGLRMLKSLQSEHVVTLLGYCEDDNSILTEYHPLGPLSSLEATLNLSKYRSTNTWQHRLQLALGYVAIIDFLHRSPLGTLVMCDSSDLPKTLSQYLLTANFSIVLNDLDALPLVNRSTGALVKCGHRELRGDFVAPEQLWPYGEDVPFHDDLMPAYDEKIDIWKIPDVSSFLLGHVEGSDMVRFHLFDIHKACKSQTPAERPTAQDVLDTYQKVLNLLRDTTTPQTREML